The following nucleotide sequence is from Triticum dicoccoides isolate Atlit2015 ecotype Zavitan chromosome 7B, WEW_v2.0, whole genome shotgun sequence.
TGAATGTGATGGAACTATATCAAGAATTTACACAAGTAAATGACATCAAAATGATGGACAAGCAACAATTTTTGGTGCAAATTACACACAAAAAATTGTATATCCAGGAAAAAATGTCTAACTCGTTTGTAAAGAAATATCTGTCCAACCCCAACCATCCCCAAAATTTATGTGACTTAGTTCTGCTGTCATTTTTGGAGAACCTCATTTACTTCCGAAAATTCGGTTCTCTCCATCGAGTACCTGAATTAACCAGAAAATTAAAAATGACCTAACACCTCGGACGATGTGATGGTAACTATTTTGTTATTATTTCTTGTGTAGAGTTGATGTGATGATGTTTTTATTTACATTGCCTATGAAGAAAAAATGGCAAACAAGGAAAAATCTCGCCTTTTCCCTAGAATTGTGTTACATGTCTTTGTTGTTAGCGTGCTTCGATTCTATCTGGTTGAAACTGAGACGAAACCAATTTTAGTTCTTATTAACACGTCAAAGACCCAATTGATCAACAGTCTTTTAAAAGACCAAACTTCTTCACACACACGAAACCGACCGGTTTGGTCTATCTAAACGGCCAACCTATAGACGTATGTGTTCACAAAACAAAATTATTGAACGCGAAAGGCTTTATTGTATGATTTATGCAACTATAATCGGCATAAAAAATCACGGGTACAAATAAATTTTTGGGCACCAAAAACTTGAACAGCCAGCAAAAAGGCCCAAATTAATTGTGGAGAAATTACCTCCGGCATGACCTGACCCAAACCAAACCTGAGCCCGCTCCCTGTGCGGTAACCATGGAATACCAAAGATTCTAGCCAAAATTAATTGACTATACGTGTTATACATAGCCAGCCAGGCATCAGGAAACCACACACAAACTGTAGTTGAGTTGGTCGCTGCGGCTGTTTCCAAGCCCTTGCGTTGCTGATTACCAATACGTGTCCTCTCGTACCTGGCGGCTGCAACCCTAGCCGCTGCCGGGCCGATCTTCCAACGCCgttctccggcggctcccctccgccggcgacttcggtcgtcggtggtgaggggggtcgccggatccacgtgTGTGGATCATTTTTACTCATCCATAGTCTAgttttttaggttgttcatcgtctttgcttcgGCAATGACGATGACGACGCTGAATAAATATTCTTCGGATCCTTTCCtgacgaggccatcggtcctatggttggggatggatctggaaatcagtctgttcaagcaaggatggcgtgacggcggcggcatcctcgtggtggacctgtgtcctcgagcTTCGTCGTTAcgacgacgtttgctccagcgtctacgtggagcttgggaggtagtccaggagcggatgcagattgtggtctgcatcgacgacatctggaagacggaacgtgtgctgggttcgtggttcgtggatggcaggtatggtttcctccttcggcatcttagtcgtggtggggtgccagactggagttcgatggcgtgtccggggtgttgccccggtctgattcgttcaacggcaatggcttcacttttggtgagccaccttggaggtccgcaaagctgcatatcagcgatggagccgcgtcgaactggggtgaggaggtgatccgtcattttttttttcggtggctgctgtggtggtgccggaggcaggtgacgggcgttagtgtcaagctcagacatgttctgctatcttttcagttttatcATGTCGgttcttacgtgacttgtactttgttctttatgatatgaatgagacacgtattaccatgaaaaaaaaaCACAAACTGTAGTTCCAAGCACAAAACCGCAGAGCAGCCCATCCCCCGTCGGTGCTACAGCGGACCCTATTTGGCGCTTCAGGTGTCCGATCTCGTGTCGTTAGGCTGTCCCATGTCTCCTTCGCACGCAACCCCTCCCACTTATGTTAAAACTCAAAAAAATGGGCATGGCGCCGGGATTCTAACTCAAAACTCTTCGTTCGTAGCGAAACGTACTAACCAACTTGGGGATCGCATGACTTGTGTTAGGTTACATattttttatctttttcttcttttcCGTTTGTGCACGGAATCCGCGGTTTGTTTTTTTACCTGGTTTTCTTCCCCCTTTTTCCTCCGgtttttgtttcttcttcttttctgcttgccttttcttttttgttttttgttctttttcttgtttctccctgtttctttttatttttcatattcAATGAAACTTTTTGTCCGATTCAATggactttttttttcaaattcggtgaactttttttcaaatttgatgattttttttccaaaattaatAAACGTTTTTTCAAAATTTATAAACTTATTTTTCAAATCAATGaatctttttttcaaatttgatgaactttttttaaactcaATGATTTTTTTAAAACTTGCTGAACGTTTTTTAAACTCGACGAACTTTTTTTAAATGCACAGGTTTTtttgcaatttttctgttttttacttATCATGATTTTTCTTGACAATATCAATGTTCAAATGGTGAACCGTTGACTAGATAACGGTAAAACGAGCGAACATTGAACGAGCGCAGGAAGGGAGCGGGCAACCAAAGCCAGGAAGCAAGTGAGCGCCCAACTTGTTTAATTGGGCCGACCCAAGAGGAGCTGCTGCCTCGATCTGGCGCCTGAAGCGCCATATAGGAACCCCCCGACGCCCTCCCCAAACCTAGCTGACGCTTGACGGCGACACTGGAGCGGAGCCCTTAGGCCTTAGCCCTCTCCCTTCGCGGCTCCTCTAGTTCGCCACACTCCGCCTCCGGCCTCCCACCTTGGTGACTCCGTCGGTCCTTCCGGCGTTTGTTCAGCTCGCCCCCAACGGCTAGGCGCTAGaagccatccatccatccaggcaTCTACAAGAGTCAATAGAGCAAGCCACCTTCCAGGAAGTCAAGGTAATTTCCCTTTCGCTGCCTTTGGATGTCTCCATTGAAGCCTAAGaaaagattttttttttttttggtaaTCATTTGGCGTCAATACGGACGTTTGTTTGACTGGACACTGAATTCGTATTGGAAAGAAAAAGAAAGACCAATTCGGGCCCGTTTCCGGAGGGGTAGAGCTCCAAATTGGCCCACTGGTTTGAGCCCGCGAGCAGAAAAAGAAGGGAGGCAgaccgagctcgtggcggcggcgagcTAGCAAGCAAGCAGGTGGCGGCGGCGACCGGCGGCCACCAGGTCCGCCTCTCCCCTCTTCCCCATCCCTTCTCCCGTTGCTCCCTCGCCATCTTCCCCCCCTGTGGCCCCGTTCGCCCTGTGCCACGCCCAGCCATGGAGGTCGGCGGCacgccccgccgtcgtccccgcacGCCGTGCTACGCAAGCCTTACCCACGCGCCGTCGTCCTCCCTGCCCACCTCACTGTGCCAGGCCCTCTCTTCTCCACGATATCCATAGCAGCTGCTGCTCCTTTTCTGCTCCACCACGGGTCCATGGCTGTAGGAGCTGCTGCTCGTTTTGTGCAGCCAGAGCTGCTCCACCATGGGGTCATTTTGCATTGTTTCTAATTTTTTTCAGTTTTGTCTGTTGTGCAGATTAGCTAAGTTTTGTCCATCTGCTGGCCGATTGAAGGTATATGTCAAAAATCCCCTCAATTTTGCATGTGATGTCTTGTTGCCATGTTTTACATCTAGTATAGATAATTGAACTTTGTACAGCTCAATGTCAGATTAATTGGAGTTGCTTGAGTGGGTAAACTAAGAAATTGTAGTCGCGTATGAGCAGATTACATTTTCGAGTATGTAGAATAATGTATAATCAATCTTCATGCTAATGTAGCTATACAATTCCAAAGTTTGAGTTCCAAACAGCATTTCGGTTTGAAATCTCAGAGGCATTTCAAGGGCCAATTCGGTGAACAACCAAACAGGTGAATTCACATTCGTGCCATTTCAGTTTCCTCACTGAATTGGAATTCCAGTCCAATTCAATGCGGAGCTCTCCAATACGTACATGCAAACAATGCGTTTCTGAAATCTGAATCTTGTTCACCTCATATGAGTAGTGGGGATATTACGCTTACTTCATACACTAGTTAGTAGTgatgttttttttagaaaaatagtATACGTAGTCTTGATTTTCACTAGCTGAAGAAACCTATTCCAAGGAATATACATATGCTTGAAGAAAAGAATGCTGTATCCTGTTTATGCCATCAGGAATTTTTCTTAACTGTTAGAGATATTGCCACACCGATATTTTGCAAGTATTATCAATAAATGGTCTTGATGTTGCTATCTTACTGCACATTTATTGTCCTATTATATTGTTTTGTCTTTTTTTTTTACAGGAACCTGGCTCTGCCACTGTCACGTATACGAAGCTCTTACGCCAGATAATCGACACCACCGGACCCGTCCATCCCGCCAAGTTCGGCCTCAGTCTCCAGCTCGCGGCCGACTAGCTCCTGGACAAGCTTAAGCACAAAGAGAGGCCTCGGGCGGGCTCCCTTTTTGCTCTATCTTAGGTCTGGCCCCGATGGCTTGTGCTGCATACAGTATCAGGGGCTATCTCAAGCTTGCCACGGGGCATGGCCCGGTCAATAGTCACCTGTGCGGCGGCTGGAAGCCTTCAGTATCTTGCCCTGTTTCTCGGGCATGGAGTAGCAATGTCTCCAGTAATGCAGTGCAACACGTCGCCTGCCATTCTCATCTGACTGTCCGGAATTCAAAAAGATGGCGCTCAATCCCGAAAGCTTCGCTGGAGGACGGGACCGTTGTTGCTGGTAGGTAAATTACATTTTTGATCAGTTGGGTGtgatttcttcaacaactccatggtGTTAGAAGAATGATGCTTTTCTATGTTATAAAACCTCAATTTTTAATGTGCTGTGAGACGAAGTGCATTGCCCAAAACCTTTCTTCTAGTTAATACCAGCAGCCAGTTTGATGTAAATTGCAACACCAGTGTTCTAATTTTTGTTTTGTTCTGTTCTTCAGAAGGGAGGATAACTGTACTCGTCATTGGTGGTGGAGGAAGGGAGCATGCGCTCTGTTATGCTTTGACCCGTTCGCCTTCTTGCGAAACAGTTTTATGCGCCCCTGGTAATGCTGGCATTGCTCAATCCAGGGATGCGATCTGTATATCGGACTTAGACATTTCCAGTAGTGATGCTGTTATATCGTTCTGCCGCAAGAGGGGAGTGGGAATGGTGGTAGTGGGTCCTGAAGGTCCTCTTGTTGCGGGTCTTGCGAATGACCTTGTCAAAGCTGGGATACCGACCTTTGGCCCTTCATCAGAGGCTGCAGCATTAGAGGGATCAAAGGACTTTATGAAGAGACTGTGTGATAAGTGTAATATCCCGACTGCTCAGGTAATTCAGTTTACATTTGTGTTAAGTACTACATCTTCCAGGGTCTGCAGGGGTTTGTTTTCACGAGATGCCTGCATAAGAGAAGTGTTACATTGTTTTAGGCATTAATATTTGCTTCATCCTGAGGCAATGCTGTTAACCATGTTTATTTTGTGCCGATTTGCTACTACTATAGTATACAGAAGCTATGCAATGAACTCTCACTTTCTGCTGGACAAACATTGTGTGACTGCATTATTTCCAACCATCGTTCATAACTCATTGTTGATAATTTGATATCCCTCTAAAGGCAGATTGCTTTTTGAAATGAAGTCATCTTATTACTGCAGAAAAGGACTGTGAGATACTTTAGCAGAAAACAGTGAAATTGATACTCCACTTTGTTGATACTTATTGTAGATTTAGATGTTAAGGCATACAGTTGAAGCTAATACCAGTACTCTTCTCTCTATCATGTAGTATCGCACATTCACGGATCCTGCAAAAGCTAAAGAGTACATCAAGGATCAAGGGGCCCCTATTGTTGTCAAAGCTGATGGATTGGCAGCTGGAAAGGGCGTcgttgttgctatgactttggatGAGGCCTTGGAAGCAATAAACTCTATGATGGTTGACGAGTCATTTGGTTCTGCTGGTTCACGGGTCGTCATTGAGGAGTATCTGGAGGGCGAAGAAGCCTCTTTCTTTGCATTAGTAGATGGTGAAAATGCGTTGCCACTTGAATCAGCACAGGATCACAAAAGAGTTGGTGATGGTGATACTGGTCCAAACACGGGTGGTATGGGTGCATACTCCCCTGCGCCAATAGTGACCGAAGAGCTTAAGAGCTTGATCATGGAAACTATAATTATTCCAACTGTTAAAGGTATGGCTGCTGAAGGATGCAAGTTTGTTGGTATATTATATGCCGGGCTTATGATAGAGAAGAAATCTGGGCTGCCTAAGCTTATTGAATATAACGTGCGATTTGGGGATCCTGAATGCCAGGTTAGTGATTATCTGTCAGCTGCCTCTTAAGATATTTATATTTTCCCTATTCAAGCATTACAAGTTTGTGTCTTGTTCTCATGTACATTTACTTGCGATACATAAGCAACACTGCTTAAGCTTTCTTCTTTTGGAACTAGCTCGCCATTTATTTCTTGAATCATTTGGGCCACCTATCCATGCCGTTCTATTGTTCCATGTAATTCCAGAAGCGCAGTTAATTTTGTTGACATTTGTGGGATCTTTAATTTTAGCTGTCTGCTCAAAGGCATATATGAACTTTTAAATTAATGATGCAGCTTTATACTCAAGTTGAGTCCAATATGCCCTTGTTAAGTTTGGTAGGCATTTATAAAATATGTGATGTTTTTCTTATCACATAGGCTATCATCATGCTTTTGAAGTACCTTACCACATTTCTAATATGTTTCTTAATTTCCTTGTTGATCTGTTACATTTTGTTTTCCATGAGATTCTGACTCTGCATTCCTGTATTAATTCCACCTTTCCTTTGTCTCAGGTTCTGATGATGAGACTAGAGTCTGATCTTGCACAGGTCCTGCTATCCGCATGCAGAGGAGAACTGGGCAAGGTTTCGCTAACCTGGTCCCCTGAAATCGCAATGGTGGTTGTGATGGCGAGCGAAGGATACCCTGGCTCCTATAAGAAGGGGACCGTGATAAAAAACACGGACAAGGCCGAGCAGGTTTCTCCGGCTGTCAAGATATTCCATGCCGGAACAGCTTTGGATGGAGACAGCAACCTTGTAGCCGTCGGAGGCCGGGTTCTTGGCGTCACTGCCAAGGGCAAGGACATCGAGGAAGCGAGGTCGAGAGCGTACGATGCGGTAGACGTTGTCGACTGGCCCGAAGGATTCTTCAGGCGAGATATCGGCTGGAGGGCACTGAAACTAACCACTTACTAGTTAGGTTTTCCTAAATCCGGGGTCAGCTTCGAGCGTCAAGTGAAATGAAGACAGTAGAGTCACCA
It contains:
- the LOC119341685 gene encoding phosphoribosylamine--glycine ligase-like, encoding MACAAYSIRGYLKLATGHGPVNSHLCGGWKPSVSCPVSRAWSSNVSSNAVQHVACHSHLTVRNSKRWRSIPKASLEDGTVVAEGRITVLVIGGGGREHALCYALTRSPSCETVLCAPGNAGIAQSRDAICISDLDISSSDAVISFCRKRGVGMVVVGPEGPLVAGLANDLVKAGIPTFGPSSEAAALEGSKDFMKRLCDKCNIPTAQYRTFTDPAKAKEYIKDQGAPIVVKADGLAAGKGVVVAMTLDEALEAINSMMVDESFGSAGSRVVIEEYLEGEEASFFALVDGENALPLESAQDHKRVGDGDTGPNTGGMGAYSPAPIVTEELKSLIMETIIIPTVKGMAAEGCKFVGILYAGLMIEKKSGLPKLIEYNVRFGDPECQVLMMRLESDLAQVLLSACRGELGKVSLTWSPEIAMVVVMASEGYPGSYKKGTVIKNTDKAEQVSPAVKIFHAGTALDGDSNLVAVGGRVLGVTAKGKDIEEARSRAYDAVDVVDWPEGFFRRDIGWRALKLTTY